TCAATAGGGTCTAGAAAAAAGTGTAACTTATTAGGGCTTCTGAATATCGAGCGAACAAATTGGAAACAAGATTACattgatagtttttttaataatttcgtattAATCCGTATAATATGAAGTTCAACGATTTTTGATTTGTAGTGGTATTGAAGTTGGTTTGATTAGTCCTatactaaaatttattaattatcgccgtaaaaaataaattacttgattAAGCAGAGAGCTGATCCGACTggttttttactaaaattaacatTGAAACTGGCTCTCTTTTTGGGGATACAAAACaagatttcatataaaatttctaaagtATATATAAGTCGGCTTGTTTTTGGTTTCAGTTGTAGCAGTAGTATCTGTATTCATTATTTTGCTACAAGTTGTGAGCGTGCCTTGAAAAAATAAGAATTCGCTCCGTGTGCTATGTTTTTGGAGAAAAAATACAACTACGAAATGACATATTTTGTTAATCTCtgacatgttttcaaaatagtgcGACGCAATGGATTCCCAGAGCGCGTTTACGATGATCCGGGGCGTGCAGCAGGCACTCAAGGTGCTGGTATTCTTGCAGTTGACAGAATATTTGTGGCCGAAGCACATCGATGTACCAGGTAAGAGAAATTAAAGcacaacaaatattttgctggacgatataaattacttgaaaaaacagtgaaatgaaaaatatgtgtataatctatactattatataaagctgaagagtttgtttgtttgtttgtttgtttgtttgtttgaacgcgctaatctcaggaactaccagtccaaattgaaaaattctttttgcgttggatagccctttgttcgtggagtgctataggctatatatcatcacgctatacccaataggagcggggcagtaatggctaatctcaggaactaccggtccaaactgaaaaattctttttgtgttggatagccctttgttcgtggagtgctataggctatatatcatcacgctatgaccaataggagcggagcagtaatgactaatctcaggaactaccggttcgaactgaaaaattctttttgtgttggatagctctttattaatGTAGTGctaaaggctatatatcatcacgctatgaccaataggagcggagcagtaatggctaatctcaggaactaccggttcgaactgaaaaattctttttgtgttggatagttctttgttcgtggagtactatggggtatatatcatcacgctatgaccaataggagcggagcagtaatggctaatctcaggaactatcagatctaactgaaaaaaatatttttgtgttggatagcactttgttcctggagtgctataggctatatatcatcacgctatgactaataggagcggagcagtaatggctaatctcaggaactattagatcgaactgaaaaaaatatttttgtgttggatagcactttgttcctggagtgctataggctatatatcatcacgctatgactaataggagcggagcagtaatggctaatctcaggaactaccggtccaaactgaaaaattatttttgcgttggatagccctttgttagtggagtactataggctatatatcatcacgctatacctaatgggagcggagcagtaatggctaatctcaggaactaccgattggaacagatttttttttttgtgttgaatagccctttgtttgtggagtgctctaagttatatatcatcacgctatgaccaataggaacggagcagtaatgaaacatgttgaaaaacgggaacaatttattagttttgagagcttccgttgcgtgcgctgcgtaaacggttaaagttatgcaacaatgatgtatgacgggattgttcctcttaaaaaagttctaaaaaatatattataaaacaaagcctcCCGCtgtatctgtctgcctgaacgtgttaaactcaaaaactacccaacgtattaagatgaaatttggtatggagacagtgttagaccctgggaagaacataggctcccgggaaactactatttttataacggaaaactttagcctgaaaaactttataacgcgggcggagccgcgggcaaaagctagtataagtataaaagatactaatttaaataatactgcCATAATGTGTCGTTGTAAGGTAACGGAAACATTGATGGGCCACATAATTGAAAGGTCTTCATGAAACCGTTGCATGaaagaatatgaaaataatatgaattgtaGATGGAGCGAGTTTCGAGTTTATCGTGGTAGGCGCGGGCACGGCGGGGAGCGTCGTCGCCAACCGGCTCACGGAAGACCCCAACGTCAACGTGTTGCTTATAGAGGCCGGGGGAGACCCTCCGTTAGAATCTGAGGTAATGGTTAACGCATTTTATGCCTCTATAGATAGATTACCAaatcaagaaaaatataattatagtagaaataattaaatcagtaagttatctttatttataaatctattagCTGTTATGTAAGATAGAAGATAAACGTATTCGAATAAAAtgacaatttcaataaaaaaagaagaagattaaattatttttactattgtataaagctgaagagtttgtttgattgaacgcgctaatctcaggaacaactgattcgaattgaaaaaatattttagtgttgcatAGCCcgtttatcgaggaaggctataggctatatatcatcacggtttgaccaataagagcggagcagtaatgaaaaatgttttaaaaacaaagaaaatgtattccgtttgagagcttccgttacgtGAGCTGCGTTagcggttaaagttatgcaacaaatatgtatgacggaattgttcccctgaaaaagttctaaaaatatattataaaacaaagtccccgccgcATCTTTTTGTCTGACTGAacgagataaactcaaaaaccacccaacggatttcgatgaaatttggtgtaaGAGATAGATAGATTAAGATCCAAAGAAGAGGGAAGGAcgtaggatactttttatcccggcaaaatatatagcgggacttttatctcggaaaaactgtTTTCACTCCAATGAcagctattttaatatatttgtattcccTTCAGATCCCTGGCACGCTATACTTCATGATGAGGGAGACTCAGTACGATTGGAACATCACCATGGAAGCGGATCAGCGCGTTGAAACTTGCCATCAGCAACCGAACGCACCGAACTCCTTAGGAAGGATGTTGGGAGGCACCAGCTCCATGAGCTACCTGATGTATTCAGAGGGATCCCGCGGGACTATAACTCGTGGGCAGCTTTACTCGGAGACGACACGTGGAAGTGGGAGAATGCACTGCCCTACTTTAGAAAAAGCCGAAAGTGTTGCAATTCCTAAAATACTGGCTTCGGACATTGACAAAGATTTATATGGAACAGAAGGATACTTCAAAGTCAGTGTAGAAAAATACGACgatgatgaaaaatattttcagacatGCAATGACATGGGATATCAGGAAGTGCCAGATTTGAACGAGAACCATCCTTTAGGTTGCTCTCGAATGAAAATTGCAGTCGGCGACGGCGCAAGGCAAAGTACTGCGCGCGCATACTTAACGCCTATTAAAGATAGACCAAATTTATATGTCACTAAACACACTCAAGTGACCAAAATACTTTTTGATGGCAACAAAAATGCTATAGGCGTAGAAGCACTCACCAATGATGGTAAAACTATGGTGTACAAATCCACAAAAGAGGTCATTGTATCTGCCGGCGCGATTAACACTGCAAAACTCCTCATGCTGTCCGGTGTCGGTCCAAAAGATCAACTGCAGAAACATAACATCGAAGTCATATCTGAGCTGCCCGTTGGAGAAAACTTGCAAGACCACGTTTCCACTATTTTAATCCATAAAACCG
The DNA window shown above is from Manduca sexta isolate Smith_Timp_Sample1 unplaced genomic scaffold, JHU_Msex_v1.0 HiC_scaffold_104, whole genome shotgun sequence and carries:
- the LOC115447067 gene encoding glucose dehydrogenase [FAD, quinone]; translation: MDSQSAFTMIRGVQQALKVLVFLQLTEYLWPKHIDVPDGASFEFIVVGAGTAGSVVANRLTEDPNVNVLLIEAGGDPPLESEIPGTLYFMMRETQYDWNITMEADQRVETCHQQPNAPNSLGRMLGGTSSMSYLMYSEGSRGTITRGQLYSETTRGSGRMHCPTLEKAESVAIPKILASDIDKDLYGTEGYFKVSVEKYDDDEKYFQTCNDMGYQEVPDLNENHPLGCSRMKIAVGDGARQSTARAYLTPIKDRPNLYVTKHTQVTKILFDGNKNAIGVEALTNDGKTMVYKSTKEVIVSAGAINTAKLLMLSGVGPKDQLQKHNIEVISELPVGENLQDHVSTILIHKTEKASGPPPPMNPYEYPAPTILSHLAFDKSQGQADYQVGSFIVPESIVLYYCTYNFRFKHQICDDLYTLIKGRKAIFHMLSILNTKTRGKVALKSSNALDHPVIDYKYLSNEEDLENTVNSLEDFSRIVETTHLKNVNAELVDPVSVNCGQFSKQSKEFWKCYSSCMFSGYNYFAGTCAMGSVVDTKLKVKGVQNLRVVDASVMPTITSTGVMGPAIMIGEKGADIIKQEFGLS